The sequence CGCCCGACGGCCGGGAGCAGCGGCAGGCGCTGCACGCGGTGAATCCTGGCCTCGACCTCTGGCAGACCACCATCCGCCCCGAGACCACCGGGCACTGGAGCTTCCGCCTCGAGGCGTACTCCGCCCCGTACGAGACCTGGGCCCACACCGCCGAGGTGAAGATCCCCGCCGGCATCGACCCGGACCTGGTGTGCGCCGAGGGCGCCCAGGTGCTGGCCCGCGTGCTCGCCGAGATCGACGAGGGCACGCGACCGGCGGCCGACGGCCCGGTGGTGCGCGCCGCGCTCGAGAGCCTGCGCTCCCCCGGTCTCTCTCCGAGCGCCCGCGTCGCCCCGGCGCTGGCCGCGGATCTGCGCGGCATCCTCGCCGAACGTCCGCTGCGCGACGGGGTCACCACCGCAGGGCCGTACTCGCTGATCGTCCAGCGGGAGCGGGCGCTGTACGGCTCGTGGTACGAGTTCTTCCCCCGCTCCGAGGGCGCGCACTTCGATCCCGAGCACGGCTGGACCTCCGGCACGCTCCGCACCGCCGCCCGCTCCCTGGACCGGATCGCGCAGATGGGCTTCGACGTCGCCTACCTCACCCCGATCCATCCCATCGGCACGACCTTCCGCAAGGGCCGCAACAACTCCCTGGACCCGCAGCCCGGGGACCCGGGCTCGCCCTACGCGATCGGCTCCCCGGAGGGCGGGCACGACGCGATCCATCCCGAGCTGGGCACCATGGAGGACTTCGACGCCTTCGTGGCCCGGGCGCAGGAGCTCGGGATCGAAGTCGCGATGGACATCGCGCTGCAGTGCTCCCCCGACCATCCCTGGGTCGCCGAGCACCCCGAGTGGTTCACGGTGCGCGCCGACGGCACGATCGCATACGCCGAGAACCCGCCGAAGAAGTACCAGGACATCTACCCGCTGAGCTTCGACACGGACTACGAGGGCCTGTACGCCGCGATCCGGGACATGCTCGAGCACTGGATCGCCCACGGGGTGACCCTCTTCCGGGTCGACAACCCGCACACCAAGCCGGCGCGCTTCTGGGAGGAGCTGCTGGCCGAGTTCGACCGCACCCACCCCGAGGTGATCTTCCTGGCGGAGGCCTTCACGCGGCCCACGATGATGCACACCCTCGGCAAGGTGGGCTTCCACCAGTCCTACACCTACTTCACCTGGCGCGAGAGCGCCGAAGAGCTGCGCGAATACCTCGAGGAGCTGGTGGAGGCCGCCCCGTACATGCGGCCCAGCTTCTGGCCCACCACCCACGACATCCTCACCCCGTACATGAGCACCGGCGGCCGCAGCGCCTTCGTGCTCCGCGCGATCCTCGCCGCCACACTGGTCCCCACCTGGGGGATCTACAGCGGCTACGAGCTGGTCGAGGACGTCCCGCGGCCCGGCGCGCAGGAGCAGATCGACAACGAGAAGTACGAGTTCAAGCCCCGCGACTACGCCGGCGCGCTCGCCCGCGGCGAGAGCCTCGAGCCGCTGCTGGCGAGCCTGAACGGCATCCGGCGCGACCACCCCGCGCTGCAGACCCTCACCCCGATCCGCTTCCACGAGGCCGGCGACGAGCAGGTGCTGGTCTTCTCCAAGCATCTCGATGCGGCCGCGAGCGGCACCGGCGCCCCCGACACGGTGCTGGTGGTCTCGCTCACCGAGCACGACCGCGATGCGCAGACCACCCTCGATCTCGACCTCGACGCGCTCGAGGTGGGCGAGAGCTTCGAGGTCGAGGACCTGCTCACCGGTGAGCGGTACAGCTGGGGCCGCGACCCCTTCGTGATCCTGAGCGCGGCCGATCGGCCCGCCCACATCCTGCGGATCATCCGCCCAGAGGAGAGCTGACATGACCGAGACCCCCGCCCCCGCCGTCCCGGTGATGCCGCTGGGAGAGCACGAGCTCGGCGCCACCGCGACCGGCAGCTACCACGACCCCCACTCGGTGCTCGGCGCCCACGAGTACGCCGGCGGCGTCACCGTGCGCACCCTCGCGCCGCTCGCGCACGAGGTCGCCGTGC comes from Brachybacterium faecium DSM 4810 and encodes:
- a CDS encoding glycosidase (PFAM: Alpha amylase, catalytic domain), coding for MSETTDLTGLGAGIGRIPIMDVQPVVDGGRFPARCVEGETVTVSANAFREGHDAMGVQLVLAAPDGREQRQALHAVNPGLDLWQTTIRPETTGHWSFRLEAYSAPYETWAHTAEVKIPAGIDPDLVCAEGAQVLARVLAEIDEGTRPAADGPVVRAALESLRSPGLSPSARVAPALAADLRGILAERPLRDGVTTAGPYSLIVQRERALYGSWYEFFPRSEGAHFDPEHGWTSGTLRTAARSLDRIAQMGFDVAYLTPIHPIGTTFRKGRNNSLDPQPGDPGSPYAIGSPEGGHDAIHPELGTMEDFDAFVARAQELGIEVAMDIALQCSPDHPWVAEHPEWFTVRADGTIAYAENPPKKYQDIYPLSFDTDYEGLYAAIRDMLEHWIAHGVTLFRVDNPHTKPARFWEELLAEFDRTHPEVIFLAEAFTRPTMMHTLGKVGFHQSYTYFTWRESAEELREYLEELVEAAPYMRPSFWPTTHDILTPYMSTGGRSAFVLRAILAATLVPTWGIYSGYELVEDVPRPGAQEQIDNEKYEFKPRDYAGALARGESLEPLLASLNGIRRDHPALQTLTPIRFHEAGDEQVLVFSKHLDAAASGTGAPDTVLVVSLTEHDRDAQTTLDLDLDALEVGESFEVEDLLTGERYSWGRDPFVILSAADRPAHILRIIRPEES